In Populus nigra chromosome 1, ddPopNigr1.1, whole genome shotgun sequence, one genomic interval encodes:
- the LOC133703696 gene encoding uncharacterized protein LOC133703696, with product MLLLNLHPLATMFMFLQLIMIKTDASKKLWLCIFVALCVLILWPLFDVILAHRVSVVIPLWKLKKSMKVVFYCHFLDLLLAQHTTVLWRLYRKPIDFIEEITTG from the exons ATGCTGCTGTTGAACTTGCATCCCTTGGCCACAATGTTCATGTTCTTACAGCTCATCATGATAAAAACCGATGCCTCGAAGAAACTGTGGCTG TGCATTTTCGTTGCCCTTTGCGTGCTAATCCTGTGGCCGTTATTTGATGTTATATTAGCTCACCGGGTCTCTGTTGTCATCCCACTGTggaaacttaaaaaatcaatgaag GTGGTTTTTTACTGTCATTTTCTGGATTTGTTGCTGGCTCAACATACAACTGTTCTCTGGAGGTTATATAGGAAACCCATTGATTTCATAGAAGAAATTACAACTG GCTGA
- the LOC133689344 gene encoding uncharacterized protein LOC133689344 yields the protein MENISVASPSPSPGSSSLASPSIQMVSKSVSERLLGKFFDASQYDFDYEQSGLWSPPIPARRVFLASPAGHIYSQGEFFSELKKGKRACRRRSACFNAFWCTSRRQP from the exons ATGGAAAATATATCTGTggcatcaccatcaccatcaccaggGAGTTCTTCCTTGGCAAGCCCAAGTATTCAAATGGTCTCGAAATCAGTCTCCGAGAGACTTCTTGGTAAGTTCTTTGATGCATCTCAATATGACTTCGATTATGAGCAAAGTGGTCTTTGGTCTCCACCAATACCTGCCAGAAGGGTTTTCTTGGCTTCACCAGCAGGCCATATTTACTCCCAAGGTGAGTTTTTCTCGGAGCTCAAGAAAGGAAAGAGAGCGTGTAGAAGGCGCAGTGCTTGCTTCAAT GCCTTTTGGTGCACTTCAAGACGACAACCTTGA